The genomic window GTACAGCTCGCTTGTAGCCATCTTAAATTCATGGCGAGACGATCTCCGTCAGGTGATGTCCATGTATATGAGACAGCTTTATCTTCATCATCTCCGCGATAAGCATATAAAACTAATGACGGACGATTATTACCCATAGGCCATTCAACATTCCGCATCTTTAGTCCAACACGCTCATGGCCTTCGCCTTCCAGCCAGACGCGGCCGCCTTGGTCATGTAAGCGAATATTGTTGTAAAAGCCGTATTCTCCATCGTCTTTTTTAGGACTCACCCAACAATTAAACATGCGGGCACGGTTATTCTTGTGATGTATGCCGGCTTTGTTCCCATAGATATAATTGCCCTGTAAATCCTCGGCTTCATCACGAATCCATATGCCTTTTTTAGAGAGCTGCAAATCATCTGTGACGACCAAAGTCTTTCCTGACCGTTTACTTTTTACCTTACAGGCGCCTTCTTTCATAAAGCCGTGATAAAACTCATTTTGGTAGGTCCAATATACTTCACACCCCGGATACGTTGTGAAATCAGATGGAGTAAGGCCCTTGAGCTTGGAAGGATCTTCATGTGCGTTGAGAATAGCTTTGGAGTTTTTAGGAATATAAATTGTTAAGCGTGTCGCATTTTCTTCGTAATCTGGTTCAAAACTATAAACCCGTTGACGATACACATCCGTTGGGTCGTCATTTTGATATTGTTGAACGTAAAAGGTCGTTCCGGGAAAGCCAGGAAGATCAATAGGCACAAATAAATGATGAATACGACCATGTCGCAAACTATCATCTACTTCCAGATTATCTTCGAAATAGACTTGCTCTTGATTGTCATAACGGCCCGGAAACCAGTCCATCATTCTAGCAAAGTCGCGTTTCAGTATTTTAGCGTCTGCGGTACTGCTATCTTGGGCGATAGCAAAGGGCGCAGCCGACGCAAATAAGGAAAGCCCCATAAAAGTGGCCAGAATGCTCTTTTTCATAATTTAATCCTGAGTGAATTTGGGTGCATCGATAATTAAGACCTGACATTTAGAAATTGTTTCCCGCAATAATTTCGCCGCTTGGTATTCAGGGGAATTCCAAAATGTTTCGACGGCCTCGCGATTTGGCCACTCCGAAATCACCATCGAGGCCCCATCGCCAAAATCACCTTCGAGCAGTTTTGCGCCTGGGCCGCGCAACACATAACGCCCGCCATGTTGTTCGACGAGAGCCCCAGCCGCTTTTCCATATCCCTGTATGAAGGCGTCCCGGTCCTCGATTTTAGCAATTACAATCATATAGGTTTTTGTCTGGGTCATAGAATATTCCTAGGTGTCTAATTTACAAACCATTTGATTTGAGTCATGTCGCCAAAACGCGAATAAGATCCGCCATTGCTGCATTTTCAAAAGCGGGCTTTCCAATATCTCTGCGTTTAATTAGGCGACAATCAGGTATTAATGTAGACGCCTTGACTGTGGGTTCATAAAGAGACGAATCTGTCGCTATACAAATGACTTCATGCT from Litorimonas taeanensis includes these protein-coding regions:
- a CDS encoding DUF1330 domain-containing protein, encoding MTQTKTYMIVIAKIEDRDAFIQGYGKAAGALVEQHGGRYVLRGPGAKLLEGDFGDGASMVISEWPNREAVETFWNSPEYQAAKLLRETISKCQVLIIDAPKFTQD
- a CDS encoding chromophore lyase CpcT/CpeT, with product MKKSILATFMGLSLFASAAPFAIAQDSSTADAKILKRDFARMMDWFPGRYDNQEQVYFEDNLEVDDSLRHGRIHHLFVPIDLPGFPGTTFYVQQYQNDDPTDVYRQRVYSFEPDYEENATRLTIYIPKNSKAILNAHEDPSKLKGLTPSDFTTYPGCEVYWTYQNEFYHGFMKEGACKVKSKRSGKTLVVTDDLQLSKKGIWIRDEAEDLQGNYIYGNKAGIHHKNNRARMFNCWVSPKKDDGEYGFYNNIRLHDQGGRVWLEGEGHERVGLKMRNVEWPMGNNRPSLVLYAYRGDDEDKAVSYTWTSPDGDRLAMNLRWLQASCTLGEEEIFPGINLKTGSGK